From Saccopteryx leptura isolate mSacLep1 chromosome 3, mSacLep1_pri_phased_curated, whole genome shotgun sequence, one genomic window encodes:
- the PCGF1 gene encoding polycomb group RING finger protein 1, translating to MASPQGGQIAIAMRLRNQLQSVYKMDPLRNEEEVRVKIKDLNEHIVCCLCAGYFVDATTITECLHTFCKSCIVKYLQTSKYCPMCNIKIHETQPLLNLKLDRVMQDIVYKLVPGLQDSEEKRIREFYQSRGLDRVTQPGGEEPALSNLGLPFSSFDHSKAHYYRYDEQLSLCLERLSSGKDKNKSVLQNKYVRCSVRAEVRHLRRVLCHRLMLNPQHVQLLFDNEVLPDHMTMKQIWLSHWFGKPSPLLLQYSVKEKRR from the exons ATGGCGTCTCCTCAGGGGGGCCAGATTGCAATCGCGATGAGGCTTCGGAACCAGCTCCAGTCAGTGTACAAGATGGACCCGCTACGGAACGAG GAGGAGGTACGAGTCAAGATCAAAGACTTGAATGAGCACATCGTCTGCTGCCTGTGCGCTGGCTACTTTGTGGATGCCACCACCATCACAGAGTGTCTtcatactt tCTGCAAGAGTTGTATTGTGAAGTACCTCCAAACCAGCAAGTACTGCCCCATGTGCAATATCAAGATCCACGAGACACAGCCACTGCTCAACCTTAAACTAGACCGGGTCATGCAGGACATCGTGTACAAGCTAGTGCCTGGCTTGCAAGATA GTGAAGAGAAACGGATTCGAGAATTCTACCAGTCACGAGGCTTGGACCGAGTCACCCAGCCCGGTGGGGAAG AGCCAGCCCTGAGCAATCTCGGCCTCCCCTTCAGTAGCTTCGATCACTCTAAAGCCCACTACTATCGCTATGATGAGCAGCTGAGCCTATGCCTGGAGCGGCTGAG tTCTGGCAAAGACAAGAATAAAAGCGTCCTGCAG AACAAATATGTCCGATGTTCTGTTAGAGCTGAGGTTCGTCATCTCCGGAGGGTCCTATGTCATCGCTTAATGCTAAATCCCCAGCAT GTACAGCTGCTTTTTGACAATGAAGTTCTCCCTGATCACATGACCATGAAGCAGATATGGCTCTCCCACTGGTTCGGCAAG CCATCCCCTTTGCTTTTACAATACAGtgtgaaagagaagaggaggtaG
- the LBX2 gene encoding transcription factor LBX2, protein MSSGPAPGTTRTPFSIADIPRIVPRRSSASQLPEIYPGPTSPLCALEERTSKAFHGLDPLTLQPPEGRAAPRALGPGRTGRRQRKSRTAFTTQQVLELELERCFVFQKYLAPSKRQALAAQLGQRTVVTWFQNPRAKLKRDVEETRADVASLLALSRQVQGHLALPDSALGPGPARPNSEPHLSDEEIQADD, encoded by the exons ATGAGCTCAGGACCAGCACCCGGGACAACTAGGACACCTTTCAGCATCGCAGACATCCCGCGCATAGTCCCCCGAAGATCCTCTGCGTCGCAGCTTCCTGAGATCTATCCAGGTCCTACGTCGCCGCTGTGCGCACTGGAGGAGCGGACTAGTAAAGCTTTCCACGGACTTGACCCGCTCACTCTGCAGCCACCTGAAG GCCGCGCGGCCCCGCGTGCTCTGGGCCCTGGTCGGACTGGCCGCAGACAGCGAAAGTCACGCACGGCGTTCACCACGCAGCAggtgctggagctggagctggagcggTGCTTTGTATTCCAGAAGTACCTGGCGCCGTCCAAGCGCCAAGCGCTGGCAGCGCAGCTCGGCCAACGCACAGTTGTCACGTGGTTCCAGAACCCGCGCGCCAAGCTCAAGCGCGACGTGGAGGAGACGCGCGCCGATGTGGCCTCGCTGCTCGCATTGTCCCGCCAAGTCCAGGGCCACCTCGCACTGCCAGACAGCGCCCTCGGCCCCGGCCCGGCGCGGCCTAACTCGGAGCCCCATCTGTCAGACGAGGAGATACAGGCGGACGACTGA
- the TTC31 gene encoding tetratricopeptide repeat protein 31 isoform X2, protein MANHFALPLPSAHQVCDCLSLSGHCGREMAPIPETVGRIKLDCPLRPGFPLGVAAIPKLCKEFGPEDYGQEDIVDFLRRLVESDPQGLHRIHVDGSSGRLQLWHHDHLLEHFCDEGKTTKQSDRSKGTEGPSTYCGLQKSFLCPPQGSKPCSQRPSAVASFPSGSDSLLQVAMPQKLLLTEEEANRLAEELVAEEERMKQKAEKKRLKKKRQKDQKRQERMEQDSGEPKVEATPDGNGSPPSSPGNPAQGQCGEEEDALDLSSTFVSLALRKVGDWPPSTLREKELSQDPQGKSLDPQEKMGQEEGNSPREESCRQSPKAEASPGLLAAALERSQELAKLGTGFAQNGFYHQAVVLFTQALKLNPRDHRLFGNRSFCHERLNQPVWALADAQVALTLHPGWPRGLFRLGKALMGLQRFEEAAIVFQETLRGGSQPDAARELRCCLLQLAMDQQGGYTTPTASAGFPQPFPHTEPWASGHLSLSQPRSAGPRASGFLSPPLHYPPCHPNLSNWPLPQTQNRRPPLHPQDPSNWPLPQTQNRRPLLHPQNPSKNWGILGPGP, encoded by the exons ATGGCTAACCACTTTGCCCTACCCCTCCCTTCAGCCCACCAAGTATGCGACTGTCTTTCACTTTCGGGTCACTGTGGACGGGAGATGGCGCCGATTCCGGAGACGGTGGGGCGAATTAAGCTAG ACTGTCCTCTACGGCCTGGCTTCCCGCTGGGGGTTGCTGCTATCCCTAAACTCTGTAAGGAATTCGGTCCTGAGGACTACGGCCAAGAG gacATAGTGGATTTTCTTCGACGGCTGGTGGAGAGTGATCCCCAGGGCCTGCACCGGATCCATGTGGATGGGAGCAGCGGGCGGCTGCAGCTGTGGCACCATG ATCACCTTCTGGAACATTTCTGTGATGAGGGGAAAACAACTAAACAGAGTGACAGGAGCAAGGGGACTGAGGGACCAAGCACCTACTGTGGTCTCCAGAAGTCCTTTTTGTGCCCTCCCCAAGGGTCTAAGCCCTGCTCTCAAAGACCCTCTGCCGTGGCATCCTTTCCCAGTGGCTCAGACAGCCTGCTTCAGGTGGCCATGCCCCAGAAGCTCCTGCTGACTGAGGAG GAAGCCAACCGCCTGGCTGAGGAGCTGGTGGCTGAGGAGGAGCGCATGAaacagaaagcagagaagaagcgACTCAAGAAGAAG CGCCAAAAGGACCAAAAGCGACAGGAGCGCATGGAGCAGGACAGTGGGGAGCCCAAG GTTGAGGCCACCCCAGATGGAAATGGGAGCCCTCCATCCAGCCCCGGGAACCCAGCTCAGGGACAGTGTGGTGAGGAAGAG GATGCACTGGACCTTTCTagcacttttgtgtctctggctTTGCGCAAGGTTGGGGATTGGCCCCCTAGTACCCTCAGAGAGAAGGAACTGAGCCAGGATCCCCAGGGCAAGAGCCTGGACCCTCAGGAGAAGATGGGCCAAGAGGAAGGGAACTCTCCAAGAGAAGAGAGCTGCAGGCAGAGTCCTAAGGCAGAG gCATCTCCAGGACTGCTGGCAGCTGCCTTAGAGCGAAGCCAGGAGCTGGCAA AGTTGGGTACTGGCTTTGCCCAAAATGGTTTCTACCACCAGGCCGTGGTCCTCTTCACCCAGGCTTTGAAGCTCAATCCCCGAGACCACCG GTTATTTGGAAATCGCTCTTTCTGCCATGAGCGGCTGAATCAGCCAGTGTGGGCCCTTGCTGATGCCCAGGTAGCCCTTACCCTGCATCCCGGCTGGCCCCGGGGCCTCTTCCGCCTTGGCAAGGCCTTGATGGGACTGCAG CGCTTTGAGGAGGCAGCTATTGTATTCCAGGAGACTCTGAGAGGCGGGTCCCAGCCTGATGCAGCTCGGGAGCTCCGCTGTTGTCTTCTGCAGCTCGCTATG GATCAGCAAGGAGGATACACTACACCAACTGCATCAGCTGGGTTTCCCCAGCCatttccacacactgagccatgGGCCTCAGGCCACCTCTCCCTCAGTCAGCCTCGAAGCGCTGGTCCAAGGGCCTCTGGCTTTCTGTCTCCACCCTTGCATTATCCACCATGTCACCCTAACCTCTCCAACTGGCCCCTCCCCCAGACTCAGAATAGAAgacctcctctccatccccaggACCCCTCCAACTGGCCCCTCCCCCAGACTCAGAATAGAAGACCTCTTCTTCATCCCCAGAACCCCTCAAAGAACTGGGGCATCCTAGGACCTGGACCCTAG
- the TTC31 gene encoding tetratricopeptide repeat protein 31 isoform X1: MANHFALPLPSAHQVCDCLSLSGHCGREMAPIPETVGRIKLDCPLRPGFPLGVAAIPKLCKEFGPEDYGQEDIVDFLRRLVESDPQGLHRIHVDGSSGRLQLWHHDHLLEHFCDEGKTTKQSDRSKGTEGPSTYCGLQKSFLCPPQGSKPCSQRPSAVASFPSGSDSLLQVAMPQKLLLTEEEANRLAEELVAEEERMKQKAEKKRLKKKRQKDQKRQERMEQDSGEPKVEATPDGNGSPPSSPGNPAQGQCGEEEDALDLSSTFVSLALRKVGDWPPSTLREKELSQDPQGKSLDPQEKMGQEEGNSPREESCRQSPKAEASPGLLAAALERSQELAKLGTGFAQNGFYHQAVVLFTQALKLNPRDHRLFGNRSFCHERLNQPVWALADAQVALTLHPGWPRGLFRLGKALMGLQRFEEAAIVFQETLRGGSQPDAARELRCCLLQLAMQDQQGGYTTPTASAGFPQPFPHTEPWASGHLSLSQPRSAGPRASGFLSPPLHYPPCHPNLSNWPLPQTQNRRPPLHPQDPSNWPLPQTQNRRPLLHPQNPSKNWGILGPGP; encoded by the exons ATGGCTAACCACTTTGCCCTACCCCTCCCTTCAGCCCACCAAGTATGCGACTGTCTTTCACTTTCGGGTCACTGTGGACGGGAGATGGCGCCGATTCCGGAGACGGTGGGGCGAATTAAGCTAG ACTGTCCTCTACGGCCTGGCTTCCCGCTGGGGGTTGCTGCTATCCCTAAACTCTGTAAGGAATTCGGTCCTGAGGACTACGGCCAAGAG gacATAGTGGATTTTCTTCGACGGCTGGTGGAGAGTGATCCCCAGGGCCTGCACCGGATCCATGTGGATGGGAGCAGCGGGCGGCTGCAGCTGTGGCACCATG ATCACCTTCTGGAACATTTCTGTGATGAGGGGAAAACAACTAAACAGAGTGACAGGAGCAAGGGGACTGAGGGACCAAGCACCTACTGTGGTCTCCAGAAGTCCTTTTTGTGCCCTCCCCAAGGGTCTAAGCCCTGCTCTCAAAGACCCTCTGCCGTGGCATCCTTTCCCAGTGGCTCAGACAGCCTGCTTCAGGTGGCCATGCCCCAGAAGCTCCTGCTGACTGAGGAG GAAGCCAACCGCCTGGCTGAGGAGCTGGTGGCTGAGGAGGAGCGCATGAaacagaaagcagagaagaagcgACTCAAGAAGAAG CGCCAAAAGGACCAAAAGCGACAGGAGCGCATGGAGCAGGACAGTGGGGAGCCCAAG GTTGAGGCCACCCCAGATGGAAATGGGAGCCCTCCATCCAGCCCCGGGAACCCAGCTCAGGGACAGTGTGGTGAGGAAGAG GATGCACTGGACCTTTCTagcacttttgtgtctctggctTTGCGCAAGGTTGGGGATTGGCCCCCTAGTACCCTCAGAGAGAAGGAACTGAGCCAGGATCCCCAGGGCAAGAGCCTGGACCCTCAGGAGAAGATGGGCCAAGAGGAAGGGAACTCTCCAAGAGAAGAGAGCTGCAGGCAGAGTCCTAAGGCAGAG gCATCTCCAGGACTGCTGGCAGCTGCCTTAGAGCGAAGCCAGGAGCTGGCAA AGTTGGGTACTGGCTTTGCCCAAAATGGTTTCTACCACCAGGCCGTGGTCCTCTTCACCCAGGCTTTGAAGCTCAATCCCCGAGACCACCG GTTATTTGGAAATCGCTCTTTCTGCCATGAGCGGCTGAATCAGCCAGTGTGGGCCCTTGCTGATGCCCAGGTAGCCCTTACCCTGCATCCCGGCTGGCCCCGGGGCCTCTTCCGCCTTGGCAAGGCCTTGATGGGACTGCAG CGCTTTGAGGAGGCAGCTATTGTATTCCAGGAGACTCTGAGAGGCGGGTCCCAGCCTGATGCAGCTCGGGAGCTCCGCTGTTGTCTTCTGCAGCTCGCTATG cAGGATCAGCAAGGAGGATACACTACACCAACTGCATCAGCTGGGTTTCCCCAGCCatttccacacactgagccatgGGCCTCAGGCCACCTCTCCCTCAGTCAGCCTCGAAGCGCTGGTCCAAGGGCCTCTGGCTTTCTGTCTCCACCCTTGCATTATCCACCATGTCACCCTAACCTCTCCAACTGGCCCCTCCCCCAGACTCAGAATAGAAgacctcctctccatccccaggACCCCTCCAACTGGCCCCTCCCCCAGACTCAGAATAGAAGACCTCTTCTTCATCCCCAGAACCCCTCAAAGAACTGGGGCATCCTAGGACCTGGACCCTAG